The sequence TCGTCGGGTCGCCGAATCAATTAACGGTTCCATGATCCGCCGATACAGGTTATAAATGCGGTTGGGGACTTCTTCGGAAGATTGACCATCCTGATCGCCGTTATTATTTTGGGAACGTCCCTGCACTTTAATCACTCGTACCGCCAGATAGGGCGTGACAATAATCGCCAGCGAGGTACTAATAATCATCGCCACCGGAACATTAAAGGGAATCGGTCCCATGTAAGGTCCCATCATTCCCGTCACAAAGCCCATAGGGATAAAGGCGAGAATAACCGTTACGGTAGAGAGAAGAATGGGAACGCCTAATTCAGCAACCGCAAGGGTTGCCGTTCGTACCTTCTGGGAAAAGGACTGATCGGGCATTTCTTCAAAGCGACGGTGGATGTTTTCTGTTACCGCGATCGCGTCATCCACTAAAATCCCTAACGATAAAATCAGCGCAAACAGGGTAATTCGGTTAATGGTTTGTCCCGCGATCCAACCCACTAACAACGTTCCCGCAAGGGTTAAGGGAATGGCTAAAGCCACAATTAACGCATCGCGCCATCCCAAAAACGCAATCAGTAAAACAACAACAATCGCGATCGCCTGAAATAAACTAGAATACAAGTCGCCAACCGCTCGCGCTGCGGTGCGTCCAGCATTCCGACTGACGGCAATTTCTACGCCCGTGGGCATCTCGTCTTGTAATTCTTCAACACGATTAAAAATTTCTTTGGCGACAACCACCGCGTTTGTCCCTTTTTTCTTCGCAATCCCAATCGTCATCGCCGGACGTTCTGCAAAGTCTTGTTCCGGCTTTAATTTCGGATCAGGATAGGGTTCGGTGACATCCCAGTCTTGGCGGTTAAAGAGACGAGAATAAGTTGCGCGATCGTCATAGCCATCACTAACCGTGGCGACATCTTCTAAATAAATGGGCGATCCATCTTCCCCTTGTCCAACAACAATCGCTTTGAGTTCATCAGCCGTTTCAACAAGGTTTCCCCCTTCAATAAAAATCCGTCGATTCCCAACTGACACATCCCCTGCTTGCACTTGGGTATTCGCAGCTTGGATGCGTTGCGAAATCACCGCCGGAGAAATCTGATAACTTGCCAACTGTTCGGGATCTAAATCCACGCGCATCACTCGCGGTTGTCCCCCCGTAATGGTTAAATTCCCCGTATTGGGAATTTGCCTTAACTCTCGCAGTAACCGTTCCCCAACGCGACGCAACTGGTTATCACTATAGTCTTCTCCCGTTACCGTCAGTGTCACAATCGGAACATTATCCACAATCAAGGGATCAACCTGATAATTGACCCCTTGCGGTAACTCATCTCGGGAGTTAAACAGATGATTTTGCAGGCGAAATAAGGAATTTTCCCAGTCTTCCCCCACAAAAAACTGGGCAGTGATGCGGGCTTGACCGGTTTGCGAGGTAGAATAAATATCATCAATCCCCGGCAATTCCCGCAGTTTCGCCTCAATGGGCAACGTCACGGTTTCTTCCACCACTTCTGCTGGCGCACCCGGATAATGGAAATAAATATCCGCACCCGGAACGGTAATTTGCGGATTTTCTTCTTTGGGGGTAAACAACGCAGCAGCCAACCCAAAGATCACTAGGGCAACAATGATCAACAGGGTCACTTGCGAATTAACAAAATAGGCGGTGATGCGACCGACGATATTTAGGGGGCGTTGTTGTTCAGGAGTATTAGTCATTAGTCATTAGTCATTGGTCATTAGTCATTAGTCATTAGTCATTAGTCACTCGTCATTGGTAGGTTGGGTTAGCGAGGCGTAACCCAACGTATTAGTCACTTGTTATTAGTTATTCGCTGTTGATTATTTGTTATTGGAAATTCTAGCGAAAAACAAATGACGAAGGACAAATTGTTGGGTTTCGTGACTCAACCCAACCTACATTTTCCCCCCTTGCAAAGGGGGGTAGGGGGGATTACTCTAGCCGACGACAGCAGCGTGAACTTGTCCCATCACAGAGAAACTCTTCAGGAAAGGATTGACCATGCGAGGATCTTTGATCATTGCGCCATAGTCACCAACGACAAATTTTAACTTGCCTTGCATATACGCACCACTTAATCCCATCATATTCAATCCTTTCTGGAACCATTTTTCCCAATCTTCAGGCTGAGCACGCAAATCCCAACTGAGGGTTTGTCCGTTGTAAGCCCCAGCGTCAACAGCTTTGCCATCTTTAACCACTAAGACACCTCTGGGTTGATCTTCGCCTTTGAAACCATAGCCAATCACCGAGTCAAAGTTAATTTTTGCTAAAGCATCAGAAAGATCGGGTTCTGCGTTCCATTTTTCTTGGTATTGTGCCATCCATTCGGGAGAAAATAAATCTGCCATTTTTCTTGATCCTTTTTATTCTAAACTACATGATTAACTGGTTGATAAAATCAGTAAAAAAAGTTATGGCTAATTATTACTGATTCTGATGTTGGGTTTCATACTTTCACCCAACCTACAAGTCTGAAGTTAAGCCGAAGCTGTGGTGAGAAGATTTTCTTCCCAGCGACGGGGGGGCGTTGCATTGCGGATATCGCGCCAAATTTGGGTTGCAGCTAAAGCCCCATCACCCGCAGCAACAACGACTTGGTTTAAGCCCACTTTGAGATCGCCAATGGCGAAAATTCTAGGGTGAGAGGTGCGTCCCATTTTATCCGTAATTAAGTTATTGCCTTTATAGTCAAGGTCAAACCGAGTGAGATAATCATGGTGATACTTCGATCCCATTGAGATTAACCCCGTTTCTAACTCAATCACGGAACCATCGGTTAATTCCACACCTGTCATTTGATGGTTTTCCCCAAGGAACTGTTTAATTGGGGTTTCTACGATACGATAGCCATGATCTTCCAGTTGCTGACGCAGTTCTGGTCGAATCTCAAACATCCCATGGGTAAAGATGGTGATGTAAGGGGTGAACCAGCTTAAATTAAAGACCATTTCTTCAATACTGGCTTCACTTCCCGCGAAGAAACCGCATTGTTTATCAGTCATTTCATAGCCATCACAGACCATGCAAACGTGCAGATTATAACCTGCATATTCATAAACGTTTTGCATATCGTCTAAAGGCGGAAGCTGATCGATAATGCCACTAGCAGCAATAATATATTTTGCTCGTAAGACGGGATAGATACTATTATCATTGCGTCCCACTTTTGTGGTTACGGCGAAGGTTTCTCCTTCATCAACGATATCTTCTACAAAGCCGTTGAGAAAGTCTCCCTCTAAAGATAAATAATGATCTTTTCCGCGTTTGAGGAGTTCCCGTCCTGGGGTATCTGGGGGTAAACCGAGATAGTTGTGTAACTCCTGCATCCAAAACGATCGCGCTTTGCCTTTGTCGATGATCAGGCTAGAGAGATTATACCGTTGCAAGTAAATCCCTGCGGATAATCCCCCTGCCCCACCACCGACAACAATCGTATCGTAAATCTGATCTTGTCGCTGATCGAGGTTTTTGCGACTAATCTGCATAATTAATCTCCAAATGCTTTGGTCATTAGTCCTTAGTCATTAGTCATTCGTTATCAGATAACAATGACGTAAGGATAAAAAATAAGTAATCACTTACTTGTGGGAAGTCCTTTCTGTTGCCACTCCATCATTCCGCCAGAAATGTTATACACTTTTTGAAAGCCAGCCTTGAGGAGTTGCTTGGCTGCGATCGGGCTACGATGAGAGGTTAAGCAGATGACAGCAACCGGCTGATCTTTTGGTAGTTCCCGAAACCACTTTGGTAGTAACAACCGTCTTAAAACAGGAATCATGCCAAAGGAAAGGCGAAAGAGACTCAAGTTCACCGCTTGCGGTGCATGACCCGTCTTATATTCAAAACCCGTCCGCACATCGATTAATTTCGGAGGACGCGCCATTTGTTGATACTGCTTCGGTGAAATTTGTCGCACGGTTGGTTGTGCCGATGCTGTAACCATATAATTTTCTCCTAAAGAACAAACGAAGGGATTTATTGCGTCCGACAAGTCTTCCAACCGAAAATGCTATAAATCGGACAAGTGCCAACAAGTGCGGTTAATGTTGGAACGGTTGCTGCAACGCTTAGAATAATGCCAGTTGTCGTTCCGCTATAAGTGCTCATTCCCAGAAATAATAAGACTCCAGCTAAACCTAAGCGTAGAATTCGGTCTAGGAAACCAACATTATGAGACATCGTGATTGATCCTTCGTTGTTTGTTTCACTTCATTTACAAATATATAACCAATTAGTAATTTAGTCAACCCTTGAATCCGAAATCAGTTTGTGTTATTGTGAATATATGACTAAATAGTAGTATAAAAATAAGGATTTATAAAATATGGCACATATCGTAATTGTTGGCGGTGGATTTGGCGGACTGTCTGCAGCTTATGAACTTAAGCATCTTCTGCACGGAAAGCACAAAATTACTCTCATTTCCGATGAAACGACCTTTACCTTTATTCCCTCTTTACCGTGGGTTGCCTTTAATCTTAGACGCTTAGAAGATGTTCAACTGCCCCTAGCCCCCTTATTAGCTAGACAAGGCATTAATTGGCAACACGGGAGGGTCACTGGTCTTGATCCCAACCAGAAACGAGTGAGTGTGGGCGAGGATATCACCTTCGATTATGATTATCTCGTAATTACAACGGGGGCTTCTTTGGCGTATCATTTGATGTCGGGGTTGGGACCAGAAGAGGGCTATACGCAATCCGTGTGTAATGCTCATCATGCGGAAATGGCGCGAGACGCCTGGGATGAGTTCTTAGAAAATCCGGGTCCCTTGCTGGTGGGGGCGGTTCCGGGGGCAAGTTGTATGGGACCTGCTTATGAATTTGCCCTATTAGCCGATTATGCCTTGCGCCAAGAAGGCAAGCGCGATCAAGTTCCCATTACCTTTATCAGCCCTGAACCCTATCTCGGACATTTAGGAATTGGGGGGATGGCAAACTCCGGGAAGTTAGTCACCGAACTAATGAAGCAGCGGAATATTGATTGGGTCGAAAACGCTGAAATTGCGGAAATCAAAGAAGATCATGTCAAATTAACTGATGGTCGTGAGTTTCCATTTAACTATTCCATGTTTTTACCGCCATTCCGAGGCGCACAATTCTTAAAAGAGGTTCCTGGCTTAACTGATGAAAAGGGCTTTTTACCGGTTCTCGATACTTATCAACATCCTGACTATCCCTCCATTTATAGCGCAGGCGTGATTACCCAATTAGCAGCACCTGAAGAAACTGAAGTTCCCCTTGGTGCCCCAAAAACGGGTCAAATGACGGAATCCATGGCAATGGCAGTTGCCCACAATATCGCAAGGGAATTGGGGGAAATCAACGCCCGTCCTGTGAAACCCAGTCTAGAAGCGATTTGTATGGCAGATTTTGGCGATACCGGCATCATCTTTATTGCTGCACCGGTTGTTCCTGATCCTAGTGTGGGGCATCGTCGTCATGCGACTGCGCTGAGAGGGCTTTGGGTGAATTGGGCGAAAAATGCTTTTGAGTGGTACTTCTTAGCAAAAATGCGCTGGGGAACTGCGGTGCCTTGGTTTGAAAAGCTAGGACTGTATTTATTGCGGTTAACTTTGGTAACTCCCATTTCCGAAACGCCTACTCAGCAGAAGGATTTAACGAGTATAAAAGGATAAATTATGAGTGACATTGCAACGGTGGATCGCTATGAATTTTTAGCCAGTCGGTTTAAGTTATTGAGCGAACCCACCCGATTACGAATTTTAGAAGTCATTTGCGGTGAGGAACGTAAAGTCAGTGACATTTGCGAACGCACGGGTTTACAACAAGCCAATGTGTCCAAACAGTTGCAGTTATTAAGGACTGCAGGGGTTGTCGCTTGTCGGCGGGTGGGGACTTGTCGTTACTATCGCGTGACTGACCAAGAGTTATTGAAGCTGTGCGATCGCGCTTAGTTTGCAAGGAGAAAACAGAGGAATCAATATGACCAATACATTATTTATTAATCAACTATCACAGAAAAAACGCTTACTGGGAGTGACGAGTTTAATGATTCTCCTCGCGGGGGGAGGGATTTGGGGTTTAAATGCGGTTGTCAAACCCAATTTTGCGGTGTCCCAAACCACTGAAGAAACGGAAACG comes from Halothece sp. PCC 7418 and encodes:
- a CDS encoding efflux RND transporter permease subunit, with amino-acid sequence MTNTPEQQRPLNIVGRITAYFVNSQVTLLIIVALVIFGLAAALFTPKEENPQITVPGADIYFHYPGAPAEVVEETVTLPIEAKLRELPGIDDIYSTSQTGQARITAQFFVGEDWENSLFRLQNHLFNSRDELPQGVNYQVDPLIVDNVPIVTLTVTGEDYSDNQLRRVGERLLRELRQIPNTGNLTITGGQPRVMRVDLDPEQLASYQISPAVISQRIQAANTQVQAGDVSVGNRRIFIEGGNLVETADELKAIVVGQGEDGSPIYLEDVATVSDGYDDRATYSRLFNRQDWDVTEPYPDPKLKPEQDFAERPAMTIGIAKKKGTNAVVVAKEIFNRVEELQDEMPTGVEIAVSRNAGRTAARAVGDLYSSLFQAIAIVVVLLIAFLGWRDALIVALAIPLTLAGTLLVGWIAGQTINRITLFALILSLGILVDDAIAVTENIHRRFEEMPDQSFSQKVRTATLAVAELGVPILLSTVTVILAFIPMGFVTGMMGPYMGPIPFNVPVAMIISTSLAIIVTPYLAVRVIKVQGRSQNNNGDQDGQSSEEVPNRIYNLYRRIMEPLIDSATRRRFLIFFVVGLLLASFALPLTQAVKFRMLPKADEDRFLVQVDAPLGTELVETDRIVREMETVLKEDPQVVQFESYVGIAAPIDFNGLLRGNTHRSGEHLADIRVHLTNESARSVSSEDIVFRLRPKLTDIAQQNNAIVKLIEDPPGPPVRSTMLAEIYGPDYERQRELAKQVADVFRNTGEVVDVDDSVKNQIPQMKLEVDRQKANQAGLSTQDIAQTINMAIRGVDASTLQVPGELTPVQIQVRFAEANRQSIDDLRRIQMPTPEGNLVPLTELVTFTSTTVDQPIFHRNQVPVTYVFGEMDARSSVYAVMEQLIYFFRNPLPDGYYIKWEGEWQLTLEVFRDLGLAMLVAVILIYIILVGQFRSFKIPLIMLGSIPLALIGILVGFSLNGVYFSATGMIGVIALAGIVVRNAIVLLEFVGDRRKEGIELKEAIIEAGAVRFRPILLTSVTTMLGTLTILSDPVWSGLAWTLLTGMLTSSALTLFIIPLMYYGNQRSNGKQESKSVNEKQLVADN
- a CDS encoding NAD(P)/FAD-dependent oxidoreductase gives rise to the protein MQISRKNLDQRQDQIYDTIVVGGGAGGLSAGIYLQRYNLSSLIIDKGKARSFWMQELHNYLGLPPDTPGRELLKRGKDHYLSLEGDFLNGFVEDIVDEGETFAVTTKVGRNDNSIYPVLRAKYIIAASGIIDQLPPLDDMQNVYEYAGYNLHVCMVCDGYEMTDKQCGFFAGSEASIEEMVFNLSWFTPYITIFTHGMFEIRPELRQQLEDHGYRIVETPIKQFLGENHQMTGVELTDGSVIELETGLISMGSKYHHDYLTRFDLDYKGNNLITDKMGRTSHPRIFAIGDLKVGLNQVVVAAGDGALAATQIWRDIRNATPPRRWEENLLTTASA
- a CDS encoding rhodanese-like domain-containing protein, with product MVTASAQPTVRQISPKQYQQMARPPKLIDVRTGFEYKTGHAPQAVNLSLFRLSFGMIPVLRRLLLPKWFRELPKDQPVAVICLTSHRSPIAAKQLLKAGFQKVYNISGGMMEWQQKGLPTSK
- a CDS encoding DUF2892 domain-containing protein, whose translation is MSHNVGFLDRILRLGLAGVLLFLGMSTYSGTTTGIILSVAATVPTLTALVGTCPIYSIFGWKTCRTQ
- a CDS encoding NAD(P)/FAD-dependent oxidoreductase, with product MAHIVIVGGGFGGLSAAYELKHLLHGKHKITLISDETTFTFIPSLPWVAFNLRRLEDVQLPLAPLLARQGINWQHGRVTGLDPNQKRVSVGEDITFDYDYLVITTGASLAYHLMSGLGPEEGYTQSVCNAHHAEMARDAWDEFLENPGPLLVGAVPGASCMGPAYEFALLADYALRQEGKRDQVPITFISPEPYLGHLGIGGMANSGKLVTELMKQRNIDWVENAEIAEIKEDHVKLTDGREFPFNYSMFLPPFRGAQFLKEVPGLTDEKGFLPVLDTYQHPDYPSIYSAGVITQLAAPEETEVPLGAPKTGQMTESMAMAVAHNIARELGEINARPVKPSLEAICMADFGDTGIIFIAAPVVPDPSVGHRRHATALRGLWVNWAKNAFEWYFLAKMRWGTAVPWFEKLGLYLLRLTLVTPISETPTQQKDLTSIKG
- a CDS encoding helix-turn-helix transcriptional regulator gives rise to the protein MSDIATVDRYEFLASRFKLLSEPTRLRILEVICGEERKVSDICERTGLQQANVSKQLQLLRTAGVVACRRVGTCRYYRVTDQELLKLCDRA